In Paralcaligenes sp. KSB-10, the following are encoded in one genomic region:
- a CDS encoding DMT family transporter translates to MYTLIVSVGCSVAVSVLLKVARQQKIEIGQAIAVNYLVAACLCLFILQPNPASLMKPTTPWWVLIALGVLLPSIFLAMAGAVRHAGIVLSDAAQRLSLFLPLIAAFLLFGEAHSTAKLLGIALALIALVCLLIRPRSRDSSGEVGKSIGLLLCVWVGYGTIDILFKQLAKSGAVFSSSLFVTFVLAGVLMLLYLLVRRGSWSLRNIVAGLILGLLNFGNIYFYIRSHQVFPNNPTLVFSAMNIGVISLGTLVGAGFFKEKLSWLNATGVALAIIAILILVPR, encoded by the coding sequence ATGTATACCTTGATTGTCAGTGTAGGGTGCAGCGTTGCTGTATCGGTGCTGCTGAAAGTGGCGCGCCAGCAAAAAATTGAAATCGGCCAGGCCATCGCCGTCAATTACCTGGTGGCGGCCTGCCTGTGTCTGTTTATCCTGCAGCCCAATCCCGCTTCACTTATGAAGCCCACGACTCCCTGGTGGGTCCTGATTGCGCTTGGCGTGCTGCTGCCCAGTATTTTCCTGGCCATGGCGGGCGCAGTCCGGCATGCCGGCATCGTGTTGAGCGACGCCGCGCAGCGTTTGTCGCTGTTCCTTCCGCTGATTGCCGCGTTCCTGCTTTTTGGCGAAGCGCATTCCACCGCCAAGCTGCTGGGCATAGCGCTGGCCCTGATCGCGCTGGTCTGCCTGCTGATCCGCCCCCGGAGCAGGGACAGCTCGGGTGAAGTCGGCAAATCGATAGGCCTGCTCCTGTGCGTCTGGGTGGGCTACGGCACCATCGATATCCTGTTCAAGCAACTGGCCAAAAGCGGTGCCGTGTTCTCCAGCAGCCTGTTCGTCACCTTTGTACTGGCCGGCGTGCTGATGCTTCTATACCTGCTTGTCCGGCGCGGCTCGTGGAGCCTGCGCAACATCGTGGCCGGCCTGATCCTGGGCCTGCTCAATTTCGGCAATATCTATTTTTATATTCGCTCGCACCAGGTCTTCCCAAACAACCCCACCCTGGTATTCTCAGCCATGAATATCGGTGTGATCTCACTGGGCACGCTGGTCGGCGCGGGCTTTTTCAAAGAAAAGCTTTCGTGGCTGAACGCCACGGGTGTCGCCCTGGCGATAATTGCCATCCTGATCCTTGTCCCGCGATAA
- a CDS encoding thioesterase family protein: protein MMQFERNLTIEWGDCDEAGIVFYPNYFYWFDCTYQGMLRSKGLSQREIRARYGAVTPLVDVGASFRSPIRYDDVITIEADLQEWAERRLRIGYTVKCGDRLVATGHELRAWAVVTAAGGLKGAPIPDDFKVLFG, encoded by the coding sequence ATGATGCAGTTCGAGCGCAACCTGACCATAGAGTGGGGTGATTGTGACGAGGCGGGGATTGTGTTTTACCCGAATTATTTTTACTGGTTCGATTGCACTTATCAGGGCATGCTGCGCAGCAAGGGTTTGAGCCAGCGCGAAATTCGCGCCCGTTATGGGGCGGTGACGCCGCTGGTTGATGTGGGGGCGAGTTTTCGTTCGCCGATACGCTACGACGACGTCATCACCATAGAGGCCGATTTGCAGGAGTGGGCCGAGCGCCGCCTGCGCATAGGCTATACCGTCAAGTGCGGCGATCGCCTGGTAGCCACCGGCCATGAGCTGCGCGCCTGGGCGGTGGTCACTGCCGCAGGCGGGCTCAAAGGGGCGCCGATTCCCGATGATTTCAAAGTGCTGTTTGGCTGA
- a CDS encoding MFS transporter — MFKSVASFFSLYLAILLLQLGAGLFNTYIGLRLTATSVSEVWVGAQIAAYYLGLVFGARIGHKLIIQVGHIRAYAATAAIVTVMVLAQSLIDNLWIWLGFRFIAGIAMVTQFMVIESWLNEQTENHLRGRVFAFYMVFSGLGTVSGQLALTLFPHLNYEPLVFVAICSALCLVPIALTGRLHPAMQKPAPILIKYYLSRVPMSLLVFFIAGNINGAFYGLAPVYAAKEGFSSAQVAVFLAAAVASGLVSQWPMGWLADRLNRAGLIRINACLLLALTLPLWGWWQFPLWALLLFSCAFGVLQFTLYPLGAAFANDNVDPERRVGLSAILLMVYGVGACLGPLFVGALMRQFMPSMFYVFVSCCALILIVFVRPKKVTGAHLSDDAPTNFVPMADSLQSSPVAAVLDPRVDVNSDISRDPLLSQYEEAAAAGKERA, encoded by the coding sequence ATGTTCAAGTCGGTTGCCTCGTTTTTTTCCCTGTACCTCGCCATCCTTTTGCTGCAACTGGGCGCTGGCTTATTCAATACGTATATAGGTTTGAGGCTGACGGCGACGTCGGTGTCCGAGGTTTGGGTGGGCGCCCAGATCGCCGCCTACTATCTGGGGCTGGTTTTCGGCGCGCGCATAGGCCACAAGCTTATTATCCAGGTCGGGCACATACGCGCCTATGCCGCTACGGCAGCGATCGTTACGGTAATGGTGCTGGCCCAGTCGTTGATCGACAATCTGTGGATATGGCTGGGGTTTCGTTTTATTGCCGGGATCGCCATGGTTACGCAGTTCATGGTGATCGAAAGCTGGCTTAACGAGCAAACCGAGAATCATCTGCGCGGCCGTGTATTCGCCTTTTACATGGTGTTCTCCGGTCTGGGCACAGTGTCGGGCCAATTGGCCCTGACCCTGTTCCCGCATCTGAATTACGAGCCCCTGGTTTTTGTGGCCATATGTTCGGCCCTGTGCCTGGTACCCATAGCGCTGACGGGCAGGCTGCATCCGGCCATGCAGAAGCCGGCTCCGATCCTGATCAAGTATTATCTTTCCCGTGTGCCGATGTCGCTGCTGGTGTTTTTCATTGCGGGCAATATCAACGGCGCATTCTACGGCCTGGCGCCGGTGTATGCGGCCAAAGAGGGTTTCTCGAGCGCGCAGGTTGCCGTGTTCCTGGCCGCCGCAGTGGCTTCGGGCCTGGTGTCCCAGTGGCCCATGGGTTGGCTGGCCGATCGCCTCAACCGGGCCGGCCTGATACGCATCAATGCCTGTCTGCTGCTCGCGTTGACACTTCCCTTATGGGGCTGGTGGCAGTTTCCGTTGTGGGCCCTGTTGCTGTTTTCCTGCGCTTTTGGTGTGCTGCAATTCACCTTGTATCCCCTGGGGGCCGCATTTGCCAATGACAATGTCGATCCGGAGCGCCGGGTTGGCCTGAGTGCCATTTTGTTGATGGTTTATGGCGTGGGCGCCTGTCTGGGACCCTTGTTCGTCGGCGCACTGATGCGGCAATTCATGCCCAGCATGTTTTACGTTTTCGTGTCGTGTTGCGCGCTGATCCTGATTGTTTTCGTCAGGCCGAAAAAAGTGACCGGCGCCCATCTCAGCGACGATGCCCCCACCAATTTTGTCCCTATGGCCGATAGCCTGCAAAGCTCGCCCGTGGCGGCGGTGCTCGATCCGCGGGTCGACGTCAACAGCGATATCTCCCGGGACCCCTTGTTGTCCCAGTATGAGGAGGCTGCGGCAGCAGGCAAGGAACGGGCTTAG
- a CDS encoding DMT family transporter: MTSLANAPATSLPHYSGGYGYGIIGVLIFSLTLPMSHLAVAEINPLLIGLGRAWIAAIPAGLILWLSRSRRPTRAEWRGIALAAVGVVAAWPIFSTIAMLSVPASHGAVFNGLLPLTTALFGAWRSHERLARSFWLWACVGAALVTGFALYAGHGSLQAGDLWLIAAVIFGGMGYAEGGRVSRTLGGWRTICWCLIGSLPFISLPTFYLAAHVSHWPSPAVLGAFAYLAFGSMFLGFFAWYKGLAIGGIARVGQVQLIQPFLTVLASAWLFSEKVAPVTYLFAVLIVIVIAASRYATRRPGQ, from the coding sequence ATGACAAGCCTTGCAAACGCACCAGCCACTTCCCTGCCTCATTATTCGGGAGGCTATGGTTACGGAATAATCGGAGTACTGATTTTTTCGCTGACCCTGCCCATGTCGCACCTGGCCGTCGCCGAAATAAACCCCTTGCTGATTGGACTAGGCAGAGCGTGGATAGCGGCCATTCCCGCCGGACTGATTCTTTGGCTAAGCCGCAGCCGCCGCCCCACTCGCGCCGAATGGCGCGGCATAGCCCTGGCCGCCGTGGGCGTGGTCGCAGCCTGGCCCATTTTTTCCACCATTGCCATGCTTTCGGTACCGGCCTCGCACGGAGCCGTGTTCAATGGCTTGCTGCCTCTTACCACCGCCCTGTTCGGAGCCTGGCGCAGCCATGAGCGATTGGCGCGGTCGTTCTGGCTGTGGGCGTGTGTTGGCGCGGCGTTGGTCACCGGGTTCGCGCTCTACGCCGGACATGGCAGCCTGCAAGCCGGCGATCTCTGGCTGATTGCCGCAGTCATATTCGGCGGCATGGGATACGCCGAAGGCGGGCGCGTCTCGCGCACACTGGGCGGCTGGCGGACCATATGCTGGTGCCTGATCGGAAGCCTGCCGTTCATCAGCCTGCCGACTTTTTATCTGGCGGCACACGTCTCGCACTGGCCATCGCCGGCCGTGCTGGGTGCCTTCGCCTACCTGGCATTCGGCTCGATGTTTCTGGGATTCTTCGCCTGGTACAAAGGGCTGGCCATCGGAGGCATCGCTCGCGTCGGCCAGGTGCAACTGATCCAGCCGTTCCTGACGGTGCTCGCCTCGGCCTGGCTGTTCAGCGAGAAGGTTGCCCCGGTAACCTACCTCTTCGCCGTACTCATCGTTATCGTCATTGCCGCCAGCCGCTATGCCACAAGGCGGCCTGGGCAATGA
- a CDS encoding Bug family tripartite tricarboxylate transporter substrate binding protein, with amino-acid sequence MFSIKTLLTAAIAISAFAGAPTHAAYPDHPIRLIVPFGAGGITDIIARHLGKKMGDTLQQTIIIDNRPGAGGVIGAQLASNSIPDGYTLFMGTVGTQIVNPLIMSKINYNPDKQLQPVGMISGSPYVLAVRADLGPKTFAEFIAYAKAHPKTLNYGSAGIGSSPHLGLELLKLTTGIDILHIPFKSGSEAVNAAVGGQVDIVLDAITVIMPHVTAGKLRALAIASPSRLPSAQGVPTSAEVGDPALQISSWNALYTPTGTPPDIVKKLNEALQKTLADPVLRDTMAKQGTQAYTGAPDEYKKFMTQEKAKWVDIVKRANIKIN; translated from the coding sequence GTGTTTTCAATCAAGACCCTGCTCACTGCCGCAATCGCCATTTCAGCATTTGCCGGAGCCCCAACACATGCCGCCTACCCAGATCACCCCATACGCCTCATCGTGCCTTTTGGTGCAGGCGGCATCACGGACATCATTGCGCGTCACCTTGGGAAAAAAATGGGCGACACCCTTCAGCAAACCATAATCATCGACAACCGCCCAGGCGCGGGCGGGGTCATCGGCGCGCAGCTTGCGTCGAATTCGATACCTGACGGCTATACGCTTTTCATGGGCACAGTAGGGACACAAATAGTCAATCCGCTCATTATGTCCAAAATCAACTACAACCCGGATAAACAGCTTCAGCCCGTTGGGATGATCTCCGGCTCGCCCTATGTATTAGCGGTGCGGGCCGACCTCGGACCTAAAACATTTGCTGAGTTCATTGCCTATGCGAAAGCTCATCCAAAAACACTAAATTATGGATCGGCTGGAATAGGCAGTTCTCCGCACCTGGGACTGGAACTCCTCAAGTTGACTACCGGCATCGATATTTTGCATATCCCGTTCAAAAGCGGCAGCGAAGCGGTCAATGCGGCTGTCGGAGGGCAAGTCGATATCGTACTGGATGCAATTACCGTCATCATGCCGCATGTCACCGCAGGCAAACTACGAGCCTTGGCGATCGCATCCCCCAGCAGATTGCCATCGGCGCAAGGCGTTCCCACCAGTGCCGAAGTGGGTGACCCGGCTTTGCAAATCAGTTCGTGGAATGCCCTGTACACCCCGACAGGAACACCTCCCGACATCGTAAAGAAACTGAATGAAGCACTGCAAAAGACTCTGGCCGACCCCGTACTTCGCGACACCATGGCCAAGCAAGGCACACAAGCTTATACCGGCGCGCCCGATGAGTACAAAAAGTTTATGACACAAGAAAAGGCGAAATGGGTAGACATTGTCAAACGCGCCAACATTAAAATCAATTAG
- a CDS encoding helix-turn-helix domain-containing protein, producing MTDLPHRLKTLRRQQSFSLEQLARNTGLTKSYLSKLERGISEPSISTVLRLADAYQISVGQLLGTGEAAQDEIVSVVRVAEREPLLRRGEGSSYRYQSMAGRRKIKAMEPFIIYPPRVFPDLTSVFPHPGEEFMLVLKGAVEVNVGEREYRLDCGDSVYFDAEFPHRIRTVGRVMAEVLVITTHATAKAQ from the coding sequence ATGACCGACCTACCCCATCGCCTAAAAACTTTGCGACGACAACAATCATTCTCCCTGGAGCAACTGGCCCGGAATACAGGGTTGACCAAAAGCTACCTATCCAAACTCGAACGAGGAATCAGTGAGCCATCCATTTCAACGGTGCTGCGTCTGGCCGATGCCTATCAAATTAGCGTGGGACAACTTCTGGGAACAGGCGAAGCTGCTCAGGACGAAATCGTCAGCGTAGTGAGGGTGGCGGAACGCGAGCCTCTTCTACGTCGAGGCGAAGGAAGCAGCTACCGCTATCAATCCATGGCGGGCCGCCGCAAGATAAAGGCAATGGAGCCTTTCATTATTTATCCGCCCCGGGTGTTTCCCGATCTAACATCGGTGTTTCCCCATCCCGGCGAAGAATTCATGCTCGTACTGAAAGGCGCGGTGGAAGTAAATGTAGGCGAACGCGAGTATCGATTGGATTGCGGCGACTCGGTTTATTTCGATGCCGAATTTCCACATCGAATCAGAACTGTCGGCCGAGTCATGGCTGAAGTGCTCGTTATAACGACGCATGCAACCGCCAAAGCCCAGTAA
- the bioB gene encoding biotin synthase BioB has protein sequence MTAPLSSIAPSVAASSTQHWTVKDILDLYELPLLDLLHQAQTVHRAHHELNAVQLSSLLSIKTGGCPEDCAYCPQSARYDTAVEKDALMPLEQVIEAAAQAKAGGAQRFCMGAAWRSPKAHHIDAVAEMVSAVKSLGLETCVTLGMLKDGQAEQLRTAGLDYYNHNLDTSPEFYGEIISTRTYQDRLDTLERVRSAGLNVCCGGIVGLGESRPARAGLIAQLANLAPYPESVPINNLVKVEGTPLYDTPALDPFEFIRTIAVARITMPKTVVRLSAGREAMSDTTQALCFLAGANSIFYGEKLLTTGNPQLMEDRALFERMGLHAVGQAATHHTARTQSANA, from the coding sequence ATGACCGCACCGCTTTCTTCTATCGCCCCCTCCGTTGCCGCTTCATCGACGCAGCACTGGACCGTCAAGGATATTCTGGATCTCTACGAATTGCCCCTGCTCGACTTGCTGCATCAGGCACAAACCGTGCATCGCGCGCACCATGAACTGAACGCCGTCCAGCTCTCAAGCCTGCTGTCGATCAAGACCGGGGGTTGCCCGGAAGATTGCGCCTATTGCCCCCAATCGGCGCGTTACGACACGGCCGTGGAGAAAGATGCCCTCATGCCCCTGGAGCAGGTGATTGAAGCCGCCGCCCAGGCCAAGGCCGGCGGCGCGCAGCGCTTTTGCATGGGTGCGGCATGGCGTTCGCCCAAGGCCCACCACATCGATGCGGTGGCTGAAATGGTAAGCGCCGTGAAAAGCCTGGGGCTGGAAACCTGCGTGACGCTGGGCATGCTGAAAGACGGCCAGGCCGAGCAATTGAGAACGGCGGGTCTGGATTACTACAACCACAATCTGGACACATCGCCGGAGTTTTATGGCGAGATCATTTCCACGCGCACCTATCAGGACCGGCTCGATACGCTCGAGCGGGTCCGTTCGGCGGGCCTGAATGTATGCTGCGGCGGCATCGTGGGGCTGGGCGAATCGCGGCCGGCGCGCGCCGGCCTGATTGCGCAGTTGGCCAATCTCGCACCCTACCCCGAATCGGTTCCCATCAACAATCTGGTCAAGGTGGAAGGTACGCCCTTATACGACACACCGGCACTCGACCCATTTGAATTCATCCGTACTATTGCCGTCGCCCGCATCACCATGCCCAAAACTGTTGTACGCCTGTCGGCGGGCCGCGAAGCCATGAGCGACACCACCCAGGCCCTATGTTTCCTGGCGGGGGCCAATTCGATCTTCTACGGGGAAAAACTGCTGACCACCGGCAACCCGCAGTTGATGGAAGACCGGGCCCTATTCGAACGGATGGGCCTGCATGCCGTCGGCCAGGCCGCCACGCACCACACCGCCCGCACCCAATCCGCCAACGCTTAA
- a CDS encoding aldolase encodes MFETMTLSKDQLITRAKKEMQSQLETHSWTARERLALTCRILFDGGHDSGLAGQITARAEQAGTYYTQRLGLGFDEITASNVLLVDQDLNVLEGNGMANPANRFHSWVYKNRPDVQCIVHTHPLHAASLSMLEVPLEVSHMDNCTLYDDVAFLKTWPGVPVGNEEGEIISAALGDKRAILLSHHGMLVAATTIEEACELSLQFERAAKMQLLAMAAGKIQPIPEALGKEAHDWILTPKRSQAGFFYHARQALRNHPDTLS; translated from the coding sequence ATGTTTGAAACCATGACCCTGTCAAAGGACCAGTTGATTACACGCGCAAAAAAGGAAATGCAGAGTCAACTCGAAACACATTCCTGGACAGCCCGAGAGCGTCTCGCGCTTACATGCAGAATTCTCTTTGACGGCGGCCACGACTCCGGCCTCGCGGGGCAAATCACCGCACGTGCCGAACAAGCAGGCACTTATTACACACAACGACTCGGCCTGGGGTTCGACGAAATAACAGCATCCAATGTTTTACTCGTCGACCAGGACTTGAATGTGCTGGAAGGCAACGGCATGGCGAACCCGGCCAATCGCTTCCATTCCTGGGTGTACAAGAATCGACCGGACGTTCAATGCATTGTTCATACCCATCCTCTGCACGCGGCGTCGCTATCCATGCTTGAAGTTCCGCTTGAAGTTTCTCATATGGATAACTGCACTCTATATGACGATGTGGCGTTTCTGAAAACCTGGCCCGGCGTGCCTGTTGGTAACGAAGAAGGAGAAATCATCAGTGCGGCGCTTGGCGACAAGCGGGCAATCCTGTTATCGCACCATGGAATGCTTGTCGCCGCGACGACTATCGAGGAGGCGTGCGAGCTATCGCTGCAATTTGAACGCGCGGCCAAAATGCAGTTGCTCGCCATGGCGGCCGGTAAAATCCAGCCTATACCTGAAGCGCTTGGGAAGGAAGCTCACGACTGGATACTAACGCCCAAGCGTTCTCAAGCAGGTTTTTTCTATCACGCTCGCCAAGCCCTGCGCAATCACCCCGATACCCTCAGTTGA